The genomic interval CGCGCCCACTACGCCGCGTTCGGAGCGGACTTTCTGCCGCTGGAAGACGTGCTGGCCTGGGCGCAGTCGTGACCGGGCTGGAGGGGCTGCTGGTGGCCCTCGACCTGCTGTGCCTGGCACTGATGTGCACCCGGCCTGGGCAGCGAGCGGGTCTGAGGGCCAAGTGGTCAGCCCGGGGAGCTTGTCCGGGCCCCAGGCCGCGGTTGAGACACTGACACCGCGCCCCAGTGATGCACTGGGGCGACCCGTCCACAGGAAGGCTCATCCTTTGCTACATTGCGGGCGGAACCTCATCCTCTGCCTCACGCCGGGGCCGAACAGGACTGCAGCGAATACACTTCACCCACTGTCAACCCGTCTCATCCCACTGGGCGTGAACGAATACCGGCGTGCACGCTCAACAGGGGAGACCGATGTTGACACTTCAACTGCACGCCGCCCTGGCCACGGCCATCCAGACCTACGCCCAGCGCTTTCAGGGTGGCCGCGTTCAGCGCACGACTGCCCTGAATGCGGCAGGCATGCTGCTCGGATACCCGAACCACCGCATGGCCCGGTATGACCTGGAGGCTGGCGACGAGCCCAGTGTGGCGGAGATCATTCTTGGCCAGACCTACCTCACCCGGGCGGAGCAAGCGCTTCATCACGTAGCGAGACAAAGCAACCACACGGGACTGCTGACCCCTGTAGATGCCGCCGCGTTTGCGCAGGAGATGTTGGTGTCATATGACCTCGCCCTCTGGCAAGCACTCGGGATCGATGAAGAAGCGTTGTGGGCGCTGGTCGATCCGGGCCACAGCACCGTGGTCGCGGATGCCCGGCCCTGGGTGTGCCGTGCCTTGCAACGGGGACTGGCCTACGTGCTGGGCCAGCGCTACATCGGGCAATTTGGCATGATCGACAATCAGCGGTTCTACACTGTCATCCAACGCCAGCAACTGGCTGACGTCAATGGGTCTTCACCACGAACAGGGCGAGTTCGCCGGGGGATGGAATTTAGCTATCAGAAGCTGCGGCCCAACATTTTTTACCGCGCCCGTGTGGATTTCTCGACACCACGGCTGGCTCTGCCCTTCCTGACGCCAGAGATGGAGGCCGACTACGACGCGTACATGATGAGCCTGTGCGACAGCGTGCACGCGGTGTACGCCCAGCCATCCCAACAGGCGGCCACCGCGTGGGCCAACCTGTGTGGATCTTCCCCAGTTAGAGAGGGTTTCACGCTCATCAGTGTGGCAGGTGACCGGTTGAACTTTGAATGGGTGCCTACCCGGTAAGGCCCCAGGGGACGCGAAGAGTGCTGAGGCCAGGCCTCAGCACTCTTTTTGAGCCCATGGAGACAGAGAAAACATCACTTGGACGTCACGGGTGTAGCCCAGGCTGGTTTTGGGAATCTTCAGAGCAATTCACCCATTGCTTCGATCAGCGGCGCTCGGTACAGGTCTGGGCGCTGGGCGTAAGAATGTACCAGATACGCCGTCGCGGTCGCGAAGTCGGGAACGTGCGCTGCCAGCGCCGAATAGTCTCGCCGCAAGAACGCTTTGAGGGTGTGCGCGTGCTCCCGCGCGAGGTACTGGCCGACAGCGATCTTCATGGTTCCCGCTCCCGGATACTCCCGCTGCCAGGCATAGGCGAACGCCACGTCACCCACGAAATCCCCCTCAATCTCATACAGACGCGGGTCAAGTCGCCGGGGCAGATAGGGGATCAGCCACCCGTTCTGAGGGTTGAAGAGCCGGTCGTAGAACCTTGCTTTCTCAGCTGCAGCTTGTGAATCAGAGAGGGTGTGCCGAATGGCCGCGAGGTAGTAGTACCTCGTCTCACCCAGCAGCCGCTCCGGGCTTCCGAAGCGCTCGGGGGAAACCACGGTGTGCATCAGCTCATCCAGGAACGCGTACTGCCGGTGGGCGGTGGCCAGCGTCATGGCACCCAGCACGGCCAGGTACGCTCCGCGGCCCAGGTTCATATCTTGAGTGTCGAAATTCACGGTGTGACCATGAGGTCTCAGGGTCCGCGCGATTTCCCCCAAGCATTCACCGACAGTCTGAACTTCCCTGCCAGTTGGGATCAGGGCCCCCAGCGCCTGGAGGACCGGATAAACGAGTGCTTCTATAGGTTCTGCGGCGTCCGCTTCCGCCTGCCGGTGCGGCGGAATGGCGCGCAAGCCCGCTACATACGCGGCCGTAGCCGTCACCAGTTGTTCTTCCGGCCGCACTTGCGGTGCGGCCTGAGGAGATGCCGGCTGCGTCTCTGTACTGGACACCGCGACGGCATCCTGCATCTCGATCTCTGTCTCCACCACTGCAGTGACCTGACTCGCCTGATTGAACGCCTGGATGAATGCCTGGTCGACCAGGAGCTTGGTCAGCTTCCCTCTGGGCTGCAGCGTGGCCACCTTTCCAGCGCCGCGCACGTTCACGAACGCGCGGGTGACGCGCTGCTCAAGCCATTCACCGGTTTCCAAAAAGTTCAGCGCCTGCTGGACGTCCACGTCCGTGTCGAGGATGTGCCACGACGCGGGCGGGGTACTCATCAATTCCTTGACCAGGTCGCGCTCCTCACCCAGCCGGAGCTGAAGCGTGACGAGCGCTGCCACCACCGCCTGTGAAGAGGCCGGCCGGGGATACCGCGCCGGTCCTATTGGCGGAAGGTCTGGCTCTACGCCATAAATGGCGTCGACCAAATCGTTAAATTCCTGCTCAGGATCGTCCGGATTCACCAAGTTGGAAAAAATCCTGGTCTGGAGGTACCGGGGGACGGCCTGCTCCCACGCCTGATCACCCAGCTCGAAGAGTACGGGGAGAAATTTCGTGTTTTCCGTATCGCGGTAGACTTCGGCACTCACGATCTGGGTTTCAGTTCCCACGCCTCCGGTCCGCCCATCCGCTTTCTGCTTGTAGGTCGGGTCCAAGAGGAGCAGCACCTTATCGGCCCGCTCGACGCTGCGCTCCATGAAGTGATTCATGTCCTGACCCAGTTTGAGGTGCCACTGGTCCAGAATGACTTCTACACCCGCCGTCCTGAGCCGGCGCGCGAACGCGTCGACCTTCGCTCTGTATTCCGGAGTATTCCGCGCGTACGAAAGAAAGGCCAGCGGGTGCGTCATGGCCGAAATCCTAACGTCTCCGCTTCCCGCGCCGACTTCAACGTGATCGCTGATGCCCACACGTGCTGCCTACAATGCCCCATGTCCCTGCGTGCGTCCCCACCTCTCCAATCGGGTGACCTGGTGGTGTTCCGTGCGCCCCTGGACCGCCAGTACCCCGGGCTGGTGCGGGTTCAGGCGGTGCAGGCCCCGCTGCGTCTTGGGGACGCACAGACCGTGGTGGTGACCTGGGGTGGCGTTCGGCTGCCCGGGGCATATGCCGCCGCCCAGCTGCGCCGGGTCGCGATCACCGGCAAACGGAGGCCGCCCCATGAAATCCATCGCCTGTTGGCGCCGAGGCTGCTGCAGGGCCAGGGGTGGCAGGTCGGCGAGTGGGTCTGGCTGTGGGTGCCAGACTTTGGCGTCCTGATTGACGGCGTGCTGGCGCAGGTGACGCAGGTGAAACGGAACCGCGCCTGGGTAGACCTGCTGCCGGGGGTGCGGTTCGCCCCCGATGGCCGGAGTTCTGGGCGGCAGGGTCTGATCACGCCGCTGGAGGTACAAACCACCTACGTGCTGGCCCGGAGTGTCCGGGAAGAACAGGCCGACCTGGCGCGCGCCCAGGGCCGGCCGGCGGCGCTGCGGGCCCATGACCTGTTAAAGAACCGAAGTCACGAGCGAGCCACCCTGCTCCGCGACGTTTGGGCGGATGCGGTGAATAGTTTGCCACCGTCAGCCTCCTGAGCGTGAGCTTTTTGCGTGCGCCATCGTGCGCATGCGCATCCGGGGCACCAACCTTCAGACTGACCGAACCAGGTTCCGAGCTCGCCGTTCGTGTGGGCCACGCAGGGAACCAGCGGGCGATTCGCCTGGGCATCGTCCGAGGAATGGGGGCTGAATAGCCCCCTCGCCAGGCGGTCAATTCGCAGTGGCTTCTCCTTACCCGAGGCCGGCCCTGCCTCCAGAGGTGTGGGACGCCGAGATGTTTCTTCGGACG from Deinococcus multiflagellatus carries:
- a CDS encoding toll/interleukin-1 receptor domain-containing protein; translated protein: MTHPLAFLSYARNTPEYRAKVDAFARRLRTAGVEVILDQWHLKLGQDMNHFMERSVERADKVLLLLDPTYKQKADGRTGGVGTETQIVSAEVYRDTENTKFLPVLFELGDQAWEQAVPRYLQTRIFSNLVNPDDPEQEFNDLVDAIYGVEPDLPPIGPARYPRPASSQAVVAALVTLQLRLGEERDLVKELMSTPPASWHILDTDVDVQQALNFLETGEWLEQRVTRAFVNVRGAGKVATLQPRGKLTKLLVDQAFIQAFNQASQVTAVVETEIEMQDAVAVSSTETQPASPQAAPQVRPEEQLVTATAAYVAGLRAIPPHRQAEADAAEPIEALVYPVLQALGALIPTGREVQTVGECLGEIARTLRPHGHTVNFDTQDMNLGRGAYLAVLGAMTLATAHRQYAFLDELMHTVVSPERFGSPERLLGETRYYYLAAIRHTLSDSQAAAEKARFYDRLFNPQNGWLIPYLPRRLDPRLYEIEGDFVGDVAFAYAWQREYPGAGTMKIAVGQYLAREHAHTLKAFLRRDYSALAAHVPDFATATAYLVHSYAQRPDLYRAPLIEAMGELL